The following proteins come from a genomic window of Proteinivorax hydrogeniformans:
- a CDS encoding ABC transporter ATP-binding protein codes for MSDITVENLHWKYGDTTILDGLTFKVEKGNFYSILGPNGSGKTTLLKNMLKILQPQANSIFISDTDVSVLSAKDMAKKVAAVPQETTVDFDFSTLDIVMMGRAPYLKRFQVESEKDLALAKRAMEMTNTWQFKDKSIKTLSGGERQRVIVARAIVQQTEVLLLDEPISHLDIHHQVELLETVSYLCRKENLTVIAVLHDINMASQYSDFLVLINEGKIQSIGTVEDVITKEAIQKVYKTDCCIIKNPITKKPHIIPIGKASDN; via the coding sequence ATGTCTGATATAACAGTGGAGAATTTACATTGGAAGTATGGTGACACAACTATTTTAGATGGTCTTACTTTTAAAGTGGAAAAGGGAAATTTTTATAGCATTTTAGGACCTAATGGCTCAGGTAAAACAACATTACTAAAGAATATGTTGAAGATACTACAGCCGCAGGCTAACTCAATTTTTATTAGCGATACAGATGTATCTGTATTGTCGGCCAAAGACATGGCTAAAAAGGTGGCAGCTGTGCCACAAGAGACTACCGTCGACTTTGATTTTTCCACATTAGATATAGTTATGATGGGTAGAGCTCCTTACCTGAAGAGGTTTCAAGTTGAAAGTGAAAAAGATCTAGCGCTAGCAAAACGAGCTATGGAAATGACTAATACATGGCAATTTAAAGACAAGTCAATTAAAACACTAAGTGGCGGAGAAAGGCAAAGAGTGATCGTTGCCAGGGCTATCGTTCAACAAACTGAGGTTCTTCTTTTAGATGAGCCAATCTCTCACTTAGACATCCACCATCAAGTGGAGCTTTTAGAGACAGTATCTTATCTATGTAGAAAAGAGAATTTAACAGTAATAGCTGTGCTTCATGATATTAATATGGCATCTCAGTATAGCGATTTCTTAGTGTTAATTAACGAAGGGAAAATTCAGTCTATAGGTACTGTTGAAGATGTAATTACAAAGGAAGCCATTCAAAAAGTATATAAAACAGATTGCTGTATAATAAAAAATCCTATAACGAAAAAGCCCCACATAATACCCATAGGAAAAGCGAGTGATAATTGA
- a CDS encoding helix-turn-helix transcriptional regulator — protein MRKIRKNLGYSQLDVKEIGSISADTLRRIESGKVIPRYDTLELLSIVYKQDLLEVLKKYRQEKLLFEYHDDLDYIITSTDKHEIIKLQECIEARIKSIDYNTVLNPKEIDQFLAFIKAFKVHNTGHSTEIKIVKVNLINKLRLTIPSFNIKKFDTFNYCYIEYRILLLLSLLIAKEDDFTQSNKILYFILSQLLDDKFKTKYIESLIAKVYSNIAYNYHMLDKHQKVIEVCCKGINYCLDKDVFRPLYLLYYRQGIAQFHQGAREYQASIENSFYLLKTTQNNTLLKKYVKASKDKYGIVIPGF, from the coding sequence TTGAGAAAAATTAGAAAGAATCTAGGTTATAGTCAACTTGATGTTAAAGAGATTGGTTCCATTAGCGCTGATACTCTTCGTAGGATTGAATCAGGAAAAGTTATACCACGTTATGATACATTGGAGTTATTATCAATTGTCTATAAGCAAGACTTGCTGGAAGTACTAAAAAAATACAGACAAGAAAAACTTCTATTCGAATATCATGATGACTTGGATTATATAATAACTTCAACTGATAAACATGAAATTATCAAATTACAAGAATGCATTGAAGCAAGAATTAAGTCCATAGACTATAACACAGTACTTAACCCCAAAGAGATAGACCAATTTTTAGCTTTTATAAAAGCATTTAAAGTGCACAACACTGGACATTCGACAGAAATTAAAATTGTAAAAGTAAATTTGATTAACAAGCTTAGGCTTACGATACCAAGTTTTAATATAAAAAAATTCGACACTTTCAATTATTGTTATATCGAATACAGAATTTTACTATTGTTAAGCTTACTCATAGCAAAAGAAGACGATTTTACCCAAAGCAATAAAATTTTATATTTCATTTTAAGTCAATTGTTAGATGATAAATTTAAGACAAAGTACATTGAGTCTCTAATAGCAAAAGTGTACTCAAACATCGCCTATAATTATCACATGCTAGATAAGCATCAAAAAGTTATTGAGGTTTGCTGTAAAGGAATTAACTACTGTCTAGATAAAGATGTTTTCCGTCCTCTTTACCTTTTGTACTACAGACAAGGGATAGCGCAGTTTCACCAAGGAGCAAGGGAATATCAAGCTTCTATAGAAAATTCCTTTTATCTTTTAAAAACTACCCAAAACAACACTTTACTAAAAAAATATGTAAAAGCGTCTAAAGATAAGTACGGTATAGTAATCCCTGGTTTTTAA
- the cobS gene encoding adenosylcobinamide-GDP ribazoletransferase, whose amino-acid sequence MKNFLLMIQFFTRIPIAKEFVLEKEDFAKGICYFPLVGLIVGFINGCTYYVTSLVLEGIAPIVLTMLVNTLVTGALHLDGIADTCDAIFSARKKQKMLEIMKDSRIGTNGVLALFFILALKIAFLDLFSEDTIIAIIILSPVIGRTVMGVVVFRCKYARNKEGLGGLFIGKTTVLQTLLCLSLGTVACAALLGFIGIYTLIASILVGVMLRIYFCRILDGLTGDLLGAINEIVELAVLFVTLLLLAL is encoded by the coding sequence ATGAAAAACTTTTTGTTGATGATACAATTTTTTACTAGGATACCTATAGCAAAAGAGTTTGTGCTGGAAAAAGAGGATTTTGCTAAAGGAATTTGTTATTTTCCGTTGGTGGGCTTAATAGTAGGTTTTATAAATGGATGTACTTATTATGTAACTAGCCTAGTTTTAGAGGGAATCGCACCAATTGTACTTACAATGTTAGTTAACACTTTGGTAACTGGTGCCCTTCACCTAGACGGCATCGCCGATACATGTGACGCTATATTTTCTGCAAGAAAAAAACAAAAGATGCTTGAGATAATGAAAGACAGCAGAATAGGTACAAATGGGGTACTGGCATTATTTTTTATTTTAGCACTAAAAATAGCATTTTTAGATTTATTTTCGGAAGATACTATAATCGCTATTATAATCTTGTCTCCAGTTATAGGTAGAACAGTGATGGGAGTAGTTGTTTTTCGATGCAAATATGCAAGAAACAAAGAAGGGTTAGGTGGACTGTTCATTGGCAAAACAACAGTTTTACAAACACTTTTATGTTTAAGTTTGGGAACTGTAGCATGCGCAGCCCTGTTAGGTTTTATAGGGATTTATACATTAATAGCATCAATTCTTGTTGGGGTTATGCTACGGATTTATTTTTGTAGAATACTAGACGGTCTTACTGGAGATTTGTTAGGAGCAATTAACGAAATTGTGGAACTAGCAGTGCTTTTTGTTACTTTACTACTGCTTGCTTTATAA
- a CDS encoding ABC transporter substrate-binding protein, giving the protein MNKKIISMMIILSLVGFVLVGCGTNEPVDNEQVKEVKGTEYPLTLVDSYDNEITFEEKPARVISVAPSITETIFALNKEEYLVGRTDFCDYPQDVSEVASIGSLQEPNIEKIVELEPDFVIASTHFSEDVYNKLNNLGIEVVLLDPQDSFEGVYDVISQLGKILDANKEAAELVGGMKKTIDEVKEATKNLPKPRVYYVVGYGEFGDFTAGGDTFINDMIEMTSAENVASDVEGWGYSLERLVEQDPDMLIVSKYNDVKAGIMEANGYKDLTAVQQGNVFEIDNNLLDRQGPRIAQGLKELAKLIHPEAF; this is encoded by the coding sequence ATGAACAAAAAGATTATAAGTATGATGATAATTTTGAGTTTGGTAGGGTTTGTTTTAGTTGGATGCGGTACTAATGAGCCGGTTGATAATGAGCAAGTTAAAGAGGTTAAAGGCACTGAGTACCCACTTACATTAGTAGACTCATACGATAATGAGATAACATTTGAAGAAAAGCCAGCCCGAGTAATTTCGGTGGCGCCTAGTATAACAGAAACTATTTTTGCTTTAAATAAAGAAGAGTATCTAGTTGGCAGAACGGATTTTTGTGACTACCCACAAGATGTTAGTGAAGTCGCCTCAATTGGAAGTTTACAGGAGCCTAATATTGAAAAAATTGTTGAACTAGAGCCAGATTTTGTAATAGCTTCCACTCACTTTAGTGAAGACGTATATAACAAGTTAAATAACCTTGGAATTGAAGTAGTGCTTTTAGATCCTCAAGATAGCTTTGAGGGAGTATATGATGTTATATCCCAACTAGGTAAAATATTAGATGCTAACAAAGAGGCAGCTGAATTAGTAGGGGGCATGAAGAAAACAATTGATGAAGTAAAAGAAGCAACAAAAAACTTACCTAAACCAAGAGTTTACTATGTAGTTGGTTATGGAGAGTTTGGCGACTTTACAGCTGGAGGAGATACTTTTATCAATGACATGATTGAAATGACATCTGCTGAAAATGTTGCCAGTGATGTAGAAGGCTGGGGATATAGTTTAGAAAGACTTGTTGAACAAGACCCAGATATGTTAATAGTATCTAAGTATAACGATGTTAAAGCGGGGATTATGGAAGCTAATGGGTATAAAGATTTAACAGCTGTGCAACAAGGGAATGTCTTTGAAATAGATAACAATCTTTTAGATAGACAGGGTCCTAGAATTGCACAAGGATTAAAAGAGTTAGCAAAACTAATCCACCCAGAAGCTTTTTAA
- a CDS encoding cobyric acid synthase, with the protein MNRKSIMVQGTASSAGKSLACTAICRILTDDGFNVAPFKSQNMSLNSYITSEGHEIGRAQVMQAEACKKNADVRMNPILLKPSTNQHSQVVINGIVKEHMGAREYFKYKPTLKKLVKQSFESLSVQNDVVVIEGAGSPAEINLKSEDIVNMGMAKLAKSPVLLIADIDKGGVFASIYGTIMLLDEEERKMIKGIIINKFRGDVELLKPGLSQIEELVNIPVLGVIPYFNLNLEDEDSATDWSKYDDDSQGDLDIAIIKLPKISNFTDFNPFKLYKDVNVRFVDLEKDLGNPDLIIIPGTKSTIEDFKLMKTFKMVEKIKAAHKRGSYVFGICGGYQMLGDKIFDFDNVECDIKEVNGLGLLPITTEFKKQKTTTLTEGEDNIFGCKIKGYEIHMGSSKISPKATPFANINRRNNVSLQKGADGAVNNCQTVYGTYLHGIFDNSLFTRSFLNKVRISRGKEVVNDKVESYWEHKEKELNKLADIVRENVDITSLYKIIEEGLDD; encoded by the coding sequence ATGAACAGAAAAAGTATTATGGTACAAGGAACAGCGTCGTCTGCCGGCAAAAGTTTAGCTTGTACTGCTATCTGTAGAATCTTAACTGACGATGGATTTAATGTAGCTCCCTTTAAATCACAGAACATGTCACTAAATTCTTATATAACTTCTGAAGGGCATGAAATAGGGAGGGCACAAGTGATGCAGGCAGAGGCATGTAAAAAAAATGCCGATGTAAGGATGAACCCTATTTTATTAAAACCATCGACAAATCAGCACTCTCAAGTTGTTATAAATGGGATCGTAAAAGAGCATATGGGTGCTAGAGAGTACTTTAAATATAAGCCTACTTTAAAAAAACTAGTCAAACAGTCATTTGAATCACTATCTGTGCAAAACGATGTTGTTGTCATAGAAGGGGCTGGTAGTCCTGCAGAAATAAATTTAAAAAGTGAAGATATTGTAAATATGGGGATGGCAAAGCTAGCAAAATCGCCGGTACTACTTATAGCTGATATAGATAAGGGGGGAGTATTCGCTTCGATATATGGCACCATTATGTTACTTGATGAAGAGGAAAGGAAAATGATTAAGGGAATTATCATTAACAAATTTCGGGGCGATGTAGAACTTTTAAAACCAGGACTTAGTCAGATAGAAGAGCTTGTTAACATACCTGTGCTGGGCGTAATACCGTACTTTAACTTAAACCTTGAAGATGAAGATAGCGCAACTGACTGGAGTAAATATGATGACGATAGTCAGGGAGACCTTGATATTGCGATAATAAAACTACCTAAAATATCAAATTTTACTGATTTTAACCCATTTAAACTTTATAAAGACGTTAATGTTAGATTTGTAGATCTTGAAAAGGACTTGGGAAATCCTGATCTGATTATAATCCCAGGAACCAAAAGCACTATAGAAGATTTTAAGTTAATGAAAACCTTTAAAATGGTCGAAAAAATTAAAGCCGCCCATAAAAGAGGTAGCTATGTTTTTGGAATTTGTGGTGGGTATCAGATGCTGGGCGATAAAATATTTGATTTTGATAATGTTGAATGTGATATTAAAGAAGTTAATGGCTTGGGTCTTCTTCCCATAACTACAGAGTTTAAAAAGCAAAAGACTACCACACTTACAGAAGGAGAAGATAATATCTTTGGCTGTAAAATAAAGGGATATGAAATTCATATGGGAAGCTCTAAAATTTCGCCAAAGGCTACTCCATTTGCAAACATTAACAGAAGAAACAATGTGAGCTTGCAAAAAGGTGCCGATGGAGCGGTAAATAACTGTCAAACAGTTTACGGAACCTATTTACATGGGATATTTGACAACAGTTTATTTACAAGAAGTTTCTTAAATAAAGTTAGGATTAGCAGAGGTAAAGAAGTAGTAAATGACAAGGTGGAAAGTTATTGGGAGCATAAAGAAAAAGAACTAAATAAACTTGCCGATATTGTAAGGGAAAATGTTGATATTACATCACTTTATAAAATAATTGAGGAAGGACTAGATGATTAG
- the cobU gene encoding bifunctional adenosylcobinamide kinase/adenosylcobinamide-phosphate guanylyltransferase, which produces MSFGKLVLVTGGARSGKSLYSEEMAKKLGNKILYVATSIPYDDEMKKRIEDHRNSRPDYWETYEGFKNLHKVLEEKGKDYDGVLLDCITVMITNLMFSEQNFDESKIQQESVDKVEKEISKQLTLLVNTAKEKGINLILVTNEVGSGIVPESKLGRVFRDLAGRANQLLAKRADEVYLLVSSIPVKIK; this is translated from the coding sequence ATGTCTTTTGGAAAACTAGTGCTAGTTACAGGTGGAGCTAGAAGCGGTAAAAGCTTGTACTCCGAGGAAATGGCAAAAAAACTAGGAAATAAAATACTTTATGTTGCAACATCTATACCATATGACGATGAAATGAAAAAAAGGATAGAAGACCATAGAAATTCTCGGCCGGACTACTGGGAAACTTATGAGGGGTTTAAAAATTTACACAAGGTGTTAGAGGAAAAAGGTAAGGACTATGATGGCGTGCTATTAGACTGTATAACTGTGATGATAACAAACCTTATGTTTTCTGAACAAAACTTTGATGAGAGTAAGATCCAACAAGAAAGTGTAGATAAAGTAGAAAAAGAAATAAGTAAACAACTAACCTTGCTAGTTAACACAGCCAAAGAAAAGGGAATAAACCTTATCTTAGTAACCAACGAGGTGGGGAGTGGCATAGTTCCAGAAAGTAAGCTTGGAAGAGTTTTTAGGGATTTAGCAGGGAGAGCAAACCAGTTGTTAGCAAAAAGGGCTGATGAGGTTTACCTTTTGGTATCTTCAATCCCAGTTAAGATTAAGTGA
- a CDS encoding AIR synthase related protein, translating to MWTSKKIRDLSFVSINDEDMLVVSCDSAGGIGSKKEDVVKVSPQVLGYFTASVALMEVLAVGAKPMVLVNALSVEMDDTGEKVLKGIKNAASQLDNDIIITGSTEENFPTVQTGIGLTVIGVVNKNRWTFPKTFKKDLAVVMGKPKVGEEVLGDSKEVLSIPSLKKIVAKPFVHEVLPVGSKGILHEIKQIAALKDLNYVLDENSSLDLTKSAGPSTCAVISISEKDLCKLKEAVDLPINVVGRFV from the coding sequence ATGTGGACATCGAAAAAAATTAGGGACCTAAGCTTTGTATCTATAAATGATGAAGATATGCTTGTTGTTTCTTGTGACTCAGCTGGCGGCATTGGTTCTAAAAAAGAAGATGTGGTAAAGGTGTCGCCACAAGTGCTGGGTTACTTTACTGCTAGCGTAGCGCTAATGGAGGTTTTGGCTGTGGGAGCAAAGCCTATGGTGCTTGTAAACGCTTTGTCAGTAGAAATGGATGATACCGGAGAAAAAGTGTTAAAAGGCATAAAAAATGCGGCATCACAATTAGATAACGACATTATAATAACAGGAAGTACAGAAGAGAATTTCCCCACTGTTCAAACAGGTATAGGATTAACAGTTATCGGAGTAGTAAACAAAAACAGGTGGACCTTTCCTAAAACTTTTAAAAAAGACCTAGCTGTTGTAATGGGTAAACCGAAAGTCGGTGAAGAAGTGTTGGGCGACAGCAAGGAAGTTTTGAGTATACCAAGTTTAAAAAAAATAGTTGCAAAACCTTTTGTTCATGAAGTTTTGCCTGTGGGATCAAAAGGAATACTACATGAGATTAAGCAGATAGCAGCTTTAAAAGATTTAAATTATGTTTTAGATGAAAACTCTTCATTGGACTTAACTAAATCAGCTGGTCCTTCAACCTGTGCCGTTATTTCTATTTCAGAAAAAGATTTATGCAAATTAAAAGAAGCTGTAGATTTACCTATAAATGTAGTTGGGAGATTTGTGTAA
- the cbiB gene encoding adenosylcobinamide-phosphate synthase CbiB, which translates to MISIWLACALDVMIGDPHYFFHPVRLIGNYIEKTEKLIRGRVKSDRGLQTAGVFLLLSTVILTFAVTTFLLWMGSMIHFTVFFSINTILLWTSIASKSLKAESMKVYRALTRGNIEEARVFLSYIVGRDTKKLKDREIVQATVETVAENTSDGVIAPLFYAFIGGAPLALTYKAVNTLDSMVGYKNEKYRFLGWASAKVDDVANFLPARITAVLMVLSSIFIGLDKTGSWRVMCRDHAKHTSPNAGFPEAAVAGALRIRLGGPSYYLGNKVEKPYIGDFLKQVDLKDIKKTNSLMYISSFLALIIFSVLRLFIFSR; encoded by the coding sequence ATGATTAGTATATGGCTAGCTTGTGCTTTAGACGTAATGATAGGTGATCCACACTATTTTTTTCATCCAGTTCGGTTAATCGGCAACTATATAGAAAAAACAGAAAAGCTAATAAGGGGCAGGGTTAAATCTGACAGGGGTTTACAGACTGCAGGAGTTTTTTTGCTTTTGTCCACAGTGATATTGACCTTCGCTGTTACCACTTTTCTTCTTTGGATGGGGAGCATGATCCACTTTACGGTGTTTTTTTCCATTAATACTATACTGCTTTGGACATCCATTGCATCAAAAAGTTTGAAGGCTGAAAGTATGAAGGTATACAGAGCGCTAACAAGAGGAAATATCGAAGAAGCTAGAGTTTTTCTCTCATATATTGTGGGCAGAGACACAAAAAAACTTAAAGATAGGGAGATTGTACAGGCTACCGTGGAAACAGTAGCGGAGAATACTTCAGATGGAGTTATAGCGCCTTTATTTTATGCATTCATTGGCGGCGCTCCGTTAGCTTTGACATATAAGGCTGTAAATACCTTAGACTCTATGGTCGGGTACAAAAACGAAAAATATCGCTTTTTAGGATGGGCGTCGGCTAAAGTTGATGATGTAGCAAACTTTTTGCCAGCTCGAATAACAGCTGTTTTAATGGTGCTTTCCTCGATATTTATAGGATTAGATAAAACAGGTAGTTGGAGAGTTATGTGTAGAGATCACGCAAAACATACAAGCCCTAATGCAGGATTTCCAGAAGCGGCAGTTGCAGGAGCACTAAGAATTAGATTGGGAGGACCTAGCTACTATCTAGGAAATAAAGTGGAAAAACCATATATAGGCGATTTTTTAAAACAAGTTGATTTAAAAGATATAAAAAAGACTAACTCATTGATGTACATATCGTCTTTTTTAGCACTAATTATATTTTCAGTACTGAGATTATTTATTTTTAGTAGATGA
- a CDS encoding iron chelate uptake ABC transporter family permease subunit, whose translation MSFIEKIKYYKTLFFGALIVLFLLAVYVSTLGVANISFGESLKIIIERVPLLDRYFFDESIPDTYRTIIWQIRLPRIFLAGLVGMSLSVVGATFQGMFKNPMADPYVVGVSSGAALGATIAIVIGVERTVLGLGLINLLAFCGAGGTVLMVYNIARVGNKVPIVTLLLAGIAVSAMLSSVISVMMIFNRDKIESIVFWVMGSVAAASWQHVFTLLPVALIGTAIIFFYAKDLNLIMVGDDSAKSLGVDIEKTKKVLLVLSSIIIAFAVSVSGIIGFVGLIIPHGIRMLVGPDHRVLIPFSALGGAIFLILSDTIARIAIPPTEIPVGAVTAIFGSPYFIYLLYRTKKKVMY comes from the coding sequence ATGAGTTTTATCGAAAAGATAAAGTATTATAAAACATTATTTTTTGGGGCACTGATTGTTTTATTTTTATTAGCGGTATATGTAAGCACTTTAGGTGTTGCAAATATTTCTTTTGGAGAAAGTTTAAAAATTATCATCGAAAGAGTACCTTTATTAGACAGGTACTTTTTCGATGAATCAATACCAGATACTTACAGGACTATTATATGGCAAATCAGACTACCACGTATATTCCTTGCTGGTCTTGTGGGAATGAGTCTTTCTGTGGTAGGAGCGACTTTTCAAGGAATGTTTAAAAACCCCATGGCTGACCCATATGTAGTTGGAGTGTCATCAGGGGCGGCTTTGGGGGCTACTATTGCCATAGTAATAGGTGTGGAAAGAACAGTACTAGGCCTAGGGCTTATAAATTTGTTAGCTTTTTGTGGTGCAGGCGGTACGGTTTTAATGGTCTATAATATTGCAAGGGTAGGAAATAAAGTGCCGATAGTAACATTGCTTCTTGCTGGTATAGCTGTAAGCGCCATGCTTTCTTCGGTAATATCGGTTATGATGATATTTAATCGTGACAAAATTGAAAGTATTGTTTTTTGGGTGATGGGAAGTGTGGCAGCAGCTAGTTGGCAACACGTTTTTACACTTTTACCAGTTGCGTTAATCGGTACCGCGATTATTTTTTTCTATGCAAAGGATTTAAACCTTATTATGGTAGGGGATGACTCAGCAAAAAGTCTGGGAGTGGACATAGAAAAGACTAAAAAAGTTCTGCTGGTACTGTCATCAATCATCATAGCTTTTGCGGTATCAGTAAGTGGAATTATTGGTTTTGTAGGACTGATTATTCCCCATGGCATCAGAATGCTTGTCGGGCCGGATCATAGGGTGCTTATTCCGTTTTCTGCTTTAGGTGGGGCAATTTTTTTAATATTATCCGACACTATAGCAAGAATAGCTATTCCACCTACAGAGATCCCCGTTGGAGCAGTTACTGCTATTTTTGGCTCGCCTTATTTTATTTACTTGTTGTATAGGACAAAAAAGAAGGTGATGTACTGA
- a CDS encoding cob(I)yrinic acid a,c-diamide adenosyltransferase — protein sequence MKKTYIQIYTGDGKGKTTAALGLGFRAAGRGLKVKMLQFLKGMHTGEEESIKRHDNFTLYPIAEANGLFWTLPKSEQIELKKKTQIQWSEFLEYLNSHPCDVLILDEIMAALYNGLISEQQVCDFLDKKDENMEVILTGRNAPKAIADRADLITEMKKVRHYYDKGVISREGIEK from the coding sequence ATGAAAAAAACATATATTCAGATTTACACAGGTGATGGCAAAGGAAAGACTACTGCAGCACTGGGCTTAGGTTTTAGAGCTGCAGGTAGGGGACTTAAGGTTAAGATGCTACAATTCTTAAAGGGAATGCACACCGGCGAAGAAGAAAGTATAAAAAGACATGATAATTTCACCCTTTACCCCATAGCAGAGGCGAATGGTTTGTTTTGGACACTACCTAAATCGGAGCAAATAGAACTTAAAAAAAAGACTCAAATCCAGTGGAGTGAGTTTTTAGAATATCTCAACTCTCACCCTTGTGATGTGTTAATCCTAGATGAAATAATGGCTGCTTTATATAATGGTTTGATATCAGAGCAGCAGGTCTGTGATTTTCTTGACAAAAAAGATGAGAATATGGAAGTTATTTTAACTGGCCGTAATGCACCTAAAGCTATTGCTGATCGAGCAGATTTGATAACAGAAATGAAGAAAGTTAGACACTACTATGATAAGGGAGTAATTTCTAGAGAGGGGATCGAAAAGTAA
- the cobC gene encoding alpha-ribazole phosphatase — protein sequence MHLYIVRHGETDFNKAGVYLGRTDCSLNEQGITQAKKIGCRLKKTKFDLVISSPLKRCMETTKIITKREEKDILVEPRLMELDFGKWEGLDFKKVKKDYPNSWKSWCKNWKHTTLPEGESFMDMYSRVRQVVSNVILKRDDSKVLIVSHKGCLQAITTILLNCDDKLFWNFSFEHGCYSVLEINQGHCTVKKLNYI from the coding sequence ATGCATCTATATATAGTCCGCCATGGAGAAACTGATTTTAATAAAGCCGGAGTTTACCTTGGAAGAACCGACTGTTCTTTAAATGAACAGGGGATAACTCAAGCAAAAAAGATAGGGTGCAGACTTAAAAAAACAAAGTTTGACCTAGTTATATCTAGTCCCCTTAAGCGATGCATGGAAACTACTAAAATAATCACTAAAAGAGAGGAAAAAGATATTTTGGTTGAACCTAGACTTATGGAACTAGACTTTGGAAAATGGGAAGGGTTAGACTTTAAAAAAGTTAAAAAAGACTATCCAAATAGCTGGAAAAGCTGGTGTAAAAACTGGAAACATACAACTCTTCCTGAGGGTGAGAGCTTTATGGATATGTATAGCAGGGTTAGACAAGTTGTAAGCAACGTGATCTTAAAAAGAGACGATAGTAAAGTATTGATTGTCTCACATAAAGGGTGTTTACAAGCGATAACCACTATTTTACTAAACTGTGATGATAAGCTTTTTTGGAATTTTTCCTTTGAACATGGTTGCTACAGCGTGCTGGAGATAAACCAAGGGCATTGCACTGTTAAAAAATTAAACTATATCTAG
- the cobD gene encoding threonine-phosphate decarboxylase CobD: MNLHGGDIYKYKDKNLIDFSSNINPLGVPKSFKCKLKAQIDNFTKYPDIRYQELRATIGEYLDVPCNDIVVGNGAVEIIYKSVSALDVDQIIIGTPTFSEYKRAADIAQKPCKEVEVFTEDKNVGFENLYNHISHNSLVVLCNPNNPTGTLIDVETISRLAQKLHDKNSWLLLDEAFIEFTAEYPFNSMTSRLNKFNNLIIVRAATKYFGIPGVRLGYGLINNKEMVKRIKEQMEPWSVNTAAAIAGTTIFKDQEYIKKTRKWINDERGFLFKQLKRIDNLTPIPTQANFILIKSNVLDAWQLQERLLAKNILIRTPEGFTGLSNNDFRVAIKDRNSNKKLVAALKEILM; this comes from the coding sequence TTGAACTTGCACGGGGGAGACATTTACAAATATAAAGATAAAAATCTAATAGACTTTAGCTCCAATATAAATCCGCTTGGGGTTCCTAAAAGCTTTAAATGCAAGCTAAAAGCTCAGATTGATAACTTTACTAAATACCCAGATATACGTTATCAAGAGCTTAGAGCAACGATAGGGGAATATTTAGATGTCCCATGTAATGACATAGTTGTAGGAAATGGAGCGGTGGAAATAATCTATAAATCTGTAAGTGCATTAGATGTAGATCAAATAATCATTGGGACGCCGACCTTTTCTGAGTACAAACGGGCAGCAGATATAGCCCAAAAGCCATGTAAAGAGGTAGAGGTTTTCACAGAAGATAAAAATGTGGGTTTCGAAAATTTATATAACCATATTTCTCATAACTCTTTGGTAGTGCTTTGTAATCCCAACAACCCTACGGGGACTCTAATAGACGTAGAAACAATTTCCAGATTAGCTCAAAAGCTACATGATAAGAATAGTTGGCTATTACTAGATGAAGCTTTTATAGAATTTACCGCAGAATACCCATTTAATAGTATGACTTCAAGGCTAAATAAGTTTAATAACTTAATAATAGTTAGAGCTGCAACAAAGTATTTTGGCATACCAGGTGTGCGCTTAGGTTATGGCTTAATAAACAATAAAGAGATGGTTAAAAGGATAAAAGAGCAAATGGAACCTTGGAGTGTAAATACCGCAGCTGCTATAGCTGGAACAACTATTTTTAAAGACCAAGAATATATAAAAAAGACTAGAAAGTGGATAAATGATGAGCGAGGATTTTTATTTAAACAATTAAAAAGGATAGATAACTTAACGCCTATACCTACTCAAGCTAACTTTATATTGATAAAAAGTAATGTATTAGACGCTTGGCAACTACAGGAAAGGCTGCTAGCAAAAAACATCCTTATCCGAACCCCAGAGGGGTTTACAGGGCTATCAAACAATGATTTCAGAGTGGCTATTAAGGACCGCAATTCTAATAAAAAACTGGTTGCTGCTTTAAAAGAGATTTTAATGTAG